A single Mangifera indica cultivar Alphonso chromosome 20, CATAS_Mindica_2.1, whole genome shotgun sequence DNA region contains:
- the LOC123203926 gene encoding hydroquinone glucosyltransferase-like produces MEMQQQAHPHVAIVPTPGMGHLIPLVELAKRLVLSHDFFVTFIIPTDGSPIKPQRQLLEALPSSISSIFLPPASFEDLPEDIKIETRITLSLVRSLSALRETLKVLTESTKLVALVADLFGTDALEVAKEFGILPFIFFPSTAMVLSMVFHLPELDKKFTCEFRDLPEPVQFPGCVPIHGRDLVDPVQDKKNEAYKWITGIANKYHLAAGIMVNSFMDLEPGAFKALMESDSSGVSPPVYPVGPLIQNGLISEAEHENSGCLKWLAKQPTGSVLFVSFGSGGTLTKDQLNELALGLEMSGQRFLWVVRSPHEKAANASYFSLQSIDDPSDFLPEGFLGRTKEVGLVVTSWAPQVQVLSHESTGGFLSHCGWNSSLESIVHGVPLIAWPLYAEQKMNAVLLSDDLKVAMRVKMNEKGLVGKEDIAKYVRGLINGEEGKSLRNKMREIKDAAAEVLRQEGSSAKSLAKVAQIWKNQM; encoded by the coding sequence ATGGAGATGCAGCAACAAGCACATCCCCACGTAGCCATAGTGCCAACTCCAGGGATGGGTCACTTAATCCCTCTTGTCGAATTAGCTAAGCGACTTGTTCTTAGCCACGACTTCTTTGTCACCTTCATTATTCCCACTGATGGCTCACCCATTAAGCCCCAAAGACAACTTCTTGAAGCTCTACCCAGCTCTATTTCCTCAATCTTTCTTCCTCCTGCGAGCTTTGAGGACCTTCCTGAGGACATTAAAATCGAAACTCGGATCACTCTCAGTCTAGTTCGCTCTCTCTCGGCCTTACGAGAGACACTCAAGGTCTTAACTGAGTCAACCAAATTGGTCGCACTAGTTGCCGATCTCTTTGGCACGGATGCGCTGGAAGTGGCTAAAGAATTCGGTATTTTGCCCTTCATTTTCTTCCCCTCAACGGCCATGGTACTGTCTATGGTCTTTCACCTCCCTGAGCTTGATAAGAAGTTCACTTGCGAGTTTAGGGACTTGCCTGAACCTGTCCAATTTCCTGGTTGCGTCCCAATACACGGGCGTGATCTGGTGGACCCAgttcaagataagaaaaatgaagCATACAAGTGGATAACTGGCATAGCTAATAAGTACCATTTGGCCGCTGGGATTATGGTCAATAGCTTTATGGATTTGGAACCAGGGGCTTTTAAGGCCTTGATGGAGAGTGATTCATCAGGTGTTAGTCCTCCGGTTTATCCCGTTGGACCCTTGATACAGAATGGATTAATCAGTGAGGCCGAACATGAAAATTCTGGTTGTTTGAAGTGGTTAGCCAAACAGCCAACTGGGTCAgtattgtttgtttcttttgggAGTGGTGGGACTTTAACAAAGGACCAGTTGAATGAATTGGCTCTAGGACTTGAAATGAGTGGACAAAGATTTCTCTGGGTGGTAAGGAGCCCACATGAGAAAGCTGCAAATGCCAGCTATTTTAGTCTCCAAAGCATCGATGACCCTTCTGATTTTTTACCGGAAGGATTCTTGGGTAGGACCAAAGAGGTAGGTCTAGTGGTTACATCTTGGGCTCCCCAGGTTCAAGTCCTGAGCCATGAATCAACAGGAGGATTCTTGAGTCATTGTGGGTGGAACTCATCCCTAGAGAGCATTGTACATGGCGTCCCCTTAATTGCATGGCCACTTTATGCAGAACAAAAGATGAATGCCGTCCTCCTCTCAGATGATTTGAAGGTGGCAATGAGGGtcaaaatgaatgaaaaaggATTAGTTGGGAAAGAAGATATAGCCAAGTATGTGAGGGGGCTAATTAATGGAGAAGAAGGCAAATCCTTAAGAAATAAGATGAGAGAAATCAAGGATGCTGCAGCAGAAGTTCTGAGGCAAGAAGGGTCGTCTGCTAAATCACTTGCCAAAGTGGCGCAGATATGGAAGAACCAGATGTAA
- the LOC123203874 gene encoding probable WRKY transcription factor 41: MEKGSSWEQRTLVSELLEGMESAKRLRLHLGSTASTETTEALVQKILTSYEKAVLILKGSGSTPQTALPESPLSINRSPQSDVLDGFFKDNQDQQDSSKKRKTMPRWTDKVRVGFESGLEGPNEDGFGWRKYGQKDILGAKYPRSYYRCTYKNTQNCWATKQVQRSDEDPTIFDITYRGTHTCINGNSVTQPASLDKHEKRLIQSSHSRNNLLNLRRGPSISNNGLENKDMACPFSFPPMLDETNFLGGFCSSFVPLATADSDYFLNSPSQMNNLGDVHDMQRSESDLTELLSANNSAANSPILNLDFSADLDPNFPFGSPEFSF; the protein is encoded by the exons atgGAGAAGGGGTCCAGCTGGGAGCAGAGGACACTGGTGAGTGAGCTACTTGAAGGGATGGAATCGGCTAAACGGTTGAGGTTGCATTTGGGTTCAACAGCCTCGACTGAAACAACTGAAGCACTCGTGCAGAAGATATTAACTTCATACGAGAAAGCGGTTTTGATTCTCAAAGGGAGTGGCTCAACTCCACAAACGGCTTTGCCAGAGTCTCCTTTATCCATCAATAGAAGTCCTCAGAGCGATGTTCTTGATGGGTTTTTTAAGGATAATCAAGATCAACAAGATAGCTCAAAAAAGAG AAAGACAATGCCAAGGTGGACAGATAAAGTCAGAGTTGGCTTTGAAAGTGGCCTTGAAGGACCCAATGAAGATGGCTTCGGCTGGAGAAAATATGGCCAAAAGGATATCCTGGGAGCCAAATATCCGAG AAGCTATTACAGATGCACTTACAAAAACACACAGAACTGTTGGGCTACAAAGCAAGTTCAAAGATCAGATGAAGACCCCACCATTTTTGATATAACATACAGAGGAACACACACCTGTATTAATGGCAACTCAGTTACGCAGCCAGCTTCACTAGACAAACATGAAAAAAGACTAATTCAGAGTAGTCATAGTCGCAATAATCTCTTAAACTTAAGAAGAGGACCAAGCATCAGTAATAATGGCTTGGAAAATAAAGACATGGCATGTCCTTTCTCTTTTCCTCCGATGCTTGATGAAACCAATTTCTTGGGTGGTTTCTGTTCATCGTTTGTACCTCTGGCGACTGCCGATTCAGACTATTTCTTAAATTCTCCAAGCCAGATGAACAACTTGGGTGATGTTCATGATATGCAACGTTCAGAATCTGACCTCACTGAGCTATTATCTGCTAATAACTCAGCTGCCAATTCTCCAATTTTGAACTTGGATTTCTCAGCAGATCTTGATCCAAACTTCCCATTTGGCAGCCCAGAATTCAGCTTTTAG